A single window of Leptolyngbya ohadii IS1 DNA harbors:
- a CDS encoding adenylosuccinate synthase, whose product MANVVVIGAQWGDEGKGKITDLLSKSADVVVRYQGGVNAGHTVVVQGQTFKLHLIPSGILYPATECIIGSGTVIDPKVLIQELDQLAALGISADNLMISETAHVTMPYHRMIDQASEERRGDHKIGTTKRGIGPTYADKSERTGIRMIDLMDPEGLRKQLRWTVEYKNVILEKLYDLPPLDPDAVIEEYLGYADRLRPHVVDSSLRIAQAVRQKRNILFEGAQGTLLDLDHGTYPYVTSSNPVAGGACIGAGVGPTIIDRVIGVAKAYTTRVGEGPFPTELEDEMGELLCKRGAEFGTTTGRKRRCGWFDGVIGRYAVRINGLDCLAITKLDVLDALEEIKVCVAYEIDGQRCEDLPTNAREFARCRPVYETLPGWKRSTAECRKLEDLPSQALDYLKFLAELMEVPIAIVSLGASRDQTIIVEDPIHGPKRALLYDKGSQQAGVRG is encoded by the coding sequence TTGGCTAACGTTGTCGTTATAGGCGCCCAGTGGGGCGATGAAGGGAAGGGAAAAATCACCGATTTGCTGAGTAAATCAGCAGATGTGGTGGTGCGGTATCAGGGCGGCGTAAATGCGGGACATACCGTAGTCGTCCAGGGGCAAACCTTTAAACTGCACCTGATTCCGTCGGGAATTCTCTATCCCGCCACCGAATGCATTATCGGCTCCGGCACCGTGATTGACCCCAAAGTGCTGATTCAGGAGCTTGATCAGCTTGCCGCTTTGGGTATCTCGGCGGACAATCTGATGATTTCGGAAACGGCGCACGTCACCATGCCCTATCACCGGATGATCGATCAGGCATCCGAGGAGCGCAGGGGCGATCACAAAATTGGCACCACCAAGCGCGGCATCGGTCCCACCTACGCCGACAAATCCGAGCGTACCGGAATCCGCATGATTGACCTGATGGACCCGGAGGGCTTGCGGAAGCAGTTGCGCTGGACGGTGGAATACAAAAACGTCATCCTGGAAAAGCTGTACGATCTGCCGCCCCTCGATCCCGATGCGGTGATTGAAGAGTATCTGGGCTATGCCGATCGCCTCCGTCCCCATGTGGTGGATAGTTCGCTGCGAATTGCTCAGGCAGTCCGCCAAAAGCGCAATATTTTGTTTGAAGGCGCACAGGGAACCCTGCTGGATCTGGATCACGGCACCTATCCCTACGTCACTTCTTCCAATCCGGTGGCGGGCGGAGCCTGTATCGGGGCGGGAGTCGGTCCCACGATTATCGATCGCGTGATTGGCGTGGCGAAGGCATACACGACTCGCGTGGGCGAAGGTCCATTTCCAACCGAGCTGGAAGACGAAATGGGCGAACTGCTCTGCAAGCGGGGGGCAGAATTTGGGACGACGACGGGCAGAAAGCGTCGCTGCGGCTGGTTTGATGGCGTGATTGGTCGCTATGCGGTGCGGATCAACGGTCTGGACTGTCTGGCGATCACCAAGCTGGACGTGCTGGATGCGCTGGAGGAAATCAAGGTTTGCGTTGCCTATGAAATTGATGGACAGCGCTGCGAAGATTTGCCCACCAATGCGCGGGAGTTTGCTCGCTGTCGTCCGGTGTATGAAACCCTGCCCGGCTGGAAGCGATCGACTGCCGAATGCCGCAAGCTGGAAGATCTGCCATCTCAGGCACTCGACTACCTGAAGTTTCTGGCAGAGCTGATGGAAGTGCCGATCGCCATTGTTTCCCTGGGGGCAAGCCGCGATCAAACTATCATTGTAGAAGACCCGATTCATGGACCGAAACGGGCACTGCTGTACGACAAGGGAAGCCAGCAGGCAGGTGTGAGGGGATAG
- a CDS encoding 50S ribosomal protein L25/general stress protein Ctc has product MELTIECKKRSEGSKPNAMRRAGRLPAVLYGHDGAESVSLEMDLKTAETLVKKASLNNTLINLNVTDLPWSGKALLREVQAHPWRGSLYHLSFFSVGQQESLQVTVPLHFVGTAIGVKQDGGALDTVLNGLEISCAPGNIPETIEVDVSEMRAGDAIHVSDLKVPEGVTILGEPGRVVVSVLGRGGQVSEEVAQEG; this is encoded by the coding sequence ATGGAACTCACGATCGAATGTAAGAAGCGCTCCGAAGGGAGCAAGCCGAACGCAATGCGCCGTGCAGGTAGACTTCCGGCAGTGCTGTACGGACACGATGGCGCTGAATCCGTTTCGCTGGAAATGGATCTGAAAACCGCAGAAACGCTGGTCAAGAAGGCATCGCTGAACAACACGCTGATTAACCTCAACGTTACCGATCTGCCCTGGAGCGGTAAGGCACTGCTGCGCGAAGTTCAGGCACATCCCTGGCGCGGTAGCCTCTACCACCTGAGCTTCTTCTCTGTAGGTCAGCAGGAATCCCTGCAAGTCACCGTTCCCCTGCACTTTGTGGGTACGGCGATCGGTGTGAAGCAGGATGGCGGCGCACTGGACACGGTTCTAAACGGACTGGAAATCTCCTGTGCCCCCGGCAATATTCCTGAGACGATCGAAGTAGATGTGTCCGAGATGCGCGCTGGTGACGCGATTCACGTCAGCGACCTGAAAGTGCCCGAAGGCGTGACGATTTTAGGTGAACCCGGTCGCGTCGTGGTAAGCGTGCTGGGTCGCGGCGGTCAGGTCAGCGAGGAAGTGGCTCAGGAAGGCTAA
- a CDS encoding CPBP family intramembrane glutamic endopeptidase, which translates to MLKNSPRLSAALALCLLVPAASMGTAAGLYVPGTIGQLIFAATKVWLLAFPLIWFLQVDRGKVALSFPLWRDLLGGIALGLLMFGVIVGAYSLVGQQWIDPAIVQAKAQQVGLTEPKLYLLGAFYFTFINSLAEEYIWRWFVYQRCEVLVPGKRAIALAALCFTLHHMIALLAYTGSVGAVALGSLGVFLAGAIWSWCYLTYRSLWACYVSHLLADLAIGLIGWKLLFA; encoded by the coding sequence ATGCTCAAAAACTCTCCTCGTTTAAGTGCCGCGTTAGCCTTATGTTTGCTGGTTCCTGCTGCCAGCATGGGGACTGCTGCCGGACTGTATGTTCCAGGGACGATCGGGCAATTAATCTTCGCGGCAACGAAGGTATGGCTGTTAGCGTTTCCCCTGATCTGGTTTCTGCAAGTCGATCGCGGCAAGGTCGCTCTGTCGTTTCCCCTATGGCGGGATTTGCTGGGGGGAATTGCTTTGGGGCTGCTAATGTTTGGCGTGATTGTCGGAGCTTATTCCCTCGTTGGGCAGCAGTGGATCGATCCGGCGATCGTTCAAGCAAAGGCACAGCAGGTTGGGCTAACCGAGCCGAAGCTGTATCTGCTGGGAGCGTTCTACTTTACGTTCATCAATTCGTTGGCGGAGGAGTACATCTGGCGATGGTTTGTCTACCAGAGATGTGAGGTTTTAGTCCCGGGAAAGCGAGCAATCGCTCTGGCGGCACTCTGCTTTACGCTGCATCACATGATTGCGCTGTTGGCATATACCGGAAGTGTGGGGGCTGTGGCGCTCGGCTCACTGGGGGTCTTCCTGGCGGGGGCAATCTGGTCATGGTGCTATTTGACCTACCGTTCTTTGTGGGCTTGCTACGTCAGTCATCTCCTGGCGGATTTGGCGATCGGGCTGATTGGCTGGAAGCTTTTGTTTGCATGA
- a CDS encoding isochorismate lyase codes for MKTPDQCENMVDIRAEIDRLDRQVVALLGQRFAYVKAASQFKLNESSVKAPERFQAMLEQRRVWAEEEGLNADAIEKMYRDLVNHFIDEEMKHWQQSKVE; via the coding sequence ATGAAGACTCCAGATCAATGCGAAAATATGGTGGATATTCGAGCTGAAATTGATCGGCTTGACCGCCAAGTTGTTGCGTTACTTGGTCAGCGTTTCGCCTACGTCAAAGCTGCCTCTCAATTTAAATTAAATGAATCTAGCGTCAAAGCACCCGAACGTTTTCAGGCGATGCTGGAGCAACGTCGAGTTTGGGCAGAAGAAGAAGGATTAAATGCTGATGCAATTGAAAAAATGTATCGAGATTTAGTTAATCACTTTATTGATGAAGAGATGAAGCATTGGCAGCAATCCAAAGTTGAGTAG
- a CDS encoding AAA family ATPase, which yields MSETALPALIQQMLQPEFYPHGVRSPIQLIQTHISYVLLTGDYAYKVKKPMNFGFLDFSTLDKRLHFSQEELRLNQRGAGELYLEVLPITQNGEQFELGGSGEPMEYAVKMRQFPQDTLLTELYDRGELTEELLIELAKTIAAFHRKTETNDYIRSFGKVEQVRQAFDENYEQTEQYIGGPQTQQQFDETRAYTDRFFAEQQALFDRRIVQDKIRECHGDIHLRNICLWQDRLWLFDCIEFNEPFRFVDVMYDVAYIVMDLQARGRSDLATVFLNAYAEQTGDWEGLAVLPIYVNRQTYVRAKVISFMLNDPGVPAAEKEQAKATAAQYYRLAWEGGQSKQGRLTLMCGLSGSGKSTTAKQLAKLTGAVHIRSDAVRKHLGSIPLDQRGGDDLYTPEMTQKTYARLLELGILLANYGYPVILDAKYDRQSLRQDAIEQAKENHLPLQIIHCEAPMEVLRDRLTQRTGDIADATADLLPHQVMEPFTDMEQPLVKAIDTTQDIESQLKDLA from the coding sequence ATGAGCGAAACCGCCCTGCCTGCCCTGATCCAGCAAATGCTGCAACCGGAGTTCTATCCCCATGGGGTGCGATCGCCGATTCAGCTGATTCAGACCCACATTTCCTACGTGCTGCTGACGGGCGACTATGCCTACAAGGTCAAGAAGCCGATGAATTTTGGGTTTCTGGACTTCTCGACGCTGGACAAACGGCTGCACTTTTCCCAGGAGGAACTGCGGCTGAATCAGCGGGGGGCGGGGGAACTCTATCTGGAGGTTTTGCCGATTACCCAGAATGGCGAACAGTTTGAACTTGGCGGCAGTGGCGAACCGATGGAATATGCGGTTAAAATGCGCCAGTTTCCTCAAGATACGCTGCTGACCGAACTGTACGATCGCGGTGAACTGACGGAAGAACTGCTGATTGAACTGGCAAAGACGATCGCGGCATTCCATCGGAAGACAGAAACGAACGACTATATCCGCAGCTTTGGCAAAGTGGAGCAGGTGCGGCAGGCATTTGACGAGAACTACGAGCAAACCGAGCAGTATATCGGTGGACCCCAGACCCAGCAGCAGTTCGACGAAACCCGCGCCTATACCGATCGCTTTTTTGCGGAGCAGCAGGCTTTATTCGATCGTCGGATCGTGCAGGACAAAATTCGCGAGTGTCACGGAGACATTCACCTGCGGAACATTTGCCTCTGGCAGGACAGGCTGTGGCTATTTGACTGCATCGAGTTTAACGAGCCATTCCGCTTTGTCGATGTCATGTATGACGTTGCCTATATCGTGATGGACTTGCAGGCACGGGGGCGATCTGATTTAGCCACGGTATTTCTGAATGCCTACGCAGAGCAGACGGGCGACTGGGAAGGCTTGGCAGTATTGCCTATCTACGTGAATCGGCAAACCTACGTGCGGGCAAAAGTCATTTCCTTTATGCTCAACGATCCGGGGGTTCCGGCAGCAGAGAAGGAGCAGGCAAAAGCAACCGCCGCCCAGTATTATCGCCTTGCCTGGGAAGGGGGACAGTCGAAGCAAGGTCGTCTGACGCTGATGTGCGGTCTATCCGGCTCCGGCAAAAGTACCACGGCAAAGCAATTGGCAAAACTGACGGGGGCGGTTCACATTCGATCGGATGCGGTGAGAAAGCATTTGGGCAGCATTCCCCTCGATCAGCGGGGCGGCGATGATTTGTACACCCCTGAAATGACTCAGAAAACCTACGCCCGATTGCTGGAGCTGGGCATTTTGCTGGCAAACTACGGCTATCCGGTCATTCTGGATGCCAAGTACGATCGCCAATCGCTGCGCCAGGACGCGATCGAGCAGGCAAAGGAAAACCACCTGCCGCTGCAAATCATTCACTGTGAAGCTCCGATGGAAGTCTTGCGCGATCGCCTAACTCAGCGCACCGGGGATATCGCAGACGCCACGGCGGACCTGCTGCCGCATCAGGTGATGGAGCCGTTTACGGACATGGAACAGCCTTTGGTGAAGGCGATCGATACCACGCAGGATATTGAGTCGCAGCTTAAAGACTTGGCATGA
- a CDS encoding glycosyltransferase family 2 protein, whose protein sequence is MLPLTVLIPAKNEEANLPACLESVSRADEIFVVDSQSDDRTIEIAESYGAKVVQFHFNGRSPKKKNWSLDNLPFRHEWVLIVDCDERITPELWDEIEQAIQNPEYDGYYLNRRVFFLGKWIRHGGKYPDWNLRLFRHAKGRYETLNTEGIANTGDNEVHEHVILSGKVGYLKEDMLHIDFRDVYHWLARHNRYSNWEARVYYNLLNGMDDRGTIGANLLGDAVQRKRFLKKIWVRLPFKPLLRFVLFYILRLGFLDGRAGYIYARLLSQYEYQIGVKLYELQQFDGQLNRKASEAASHPAKDSSASITSSSGLSPNGGSYE, encoded by the coding sequence ATGCTCCCCCTCACCGTCCTCATTCCTGCCAAAAACGAAGAAGCCAACCTCCCCGCCTGTCTGGAAAGCGTCTCCCGCGCCGATGAGATATTTGTAGTGGATTCCCAGAGCGACGATCGCACGATCGAAATTGCCGAATCCTACGGAGCAAAAGTGGTTCAATTCCACTTCAACGGACGATCGCCCAAGAAGAAAAACTGGTCGCTGGACAACCTGCCCTTTCGCCATGAGTGGGTGCTAATTGTGGACTGCGATGAGCGCATCACGCCGGAACTGTGGGACGAAATTGAGCAGGCAATCCAGAATCCAGAGTACGACGGCTATTACCTGAATCGGCGCGTCTTTTTCCTGGGCAAATGGATTCGGCACGGCGGCAAGTATCCCGACTGGAATCTGCGGCTGTTCCGTCATGCCAAAGGACGCTACGAAACCCTGAACACAGAAGGCATCGCTAACACGGGCGATAACGAGGTGCATGAACACGTCATCCTCAGCGGCAAGGTCGGCTATCTGAAAGAGGATATGCTGCACATCGATTTTCGCGATGTCTACCACTGGCTGGCACGGCACAACCGCTATTCCAACTGGGAAGCCAGAGTTTATTACAACCTGCTGAACGGTATGGACGATCGCGGCACGATCGGCGCAAATCTGTTAGGAGACGCGGTACAGCGCAAGCGATTTCTCAAGAAAATCTGGGTGAGATTGCCCTTTAAGCCCTTGCTGCGGTTTGTCCTCTTCTATATTTTGCGGCTGGGCTTTTTGGATGGACGCGCCGGATATATCTACGCCCGTTTGCTCAGCCAGTACGAGTATCAGATCGGGGTCAAACTGTACGAACTTCAGCAGTTTGATGGGCAACTCAATCGCAAAGCGAGTGAAGCGGCATCCCATCCGGCAAAAGACAGTTCAGCGTCGATTACTTCCAGTTCGGGTCTTTCCCCAAACGGCGGGTCTTACGAGTAG
- a CDS encoding glycosyltransferase family 2 protein, protein MPDPQISAIRISAIICTHNRDGYLGKAIDSLLAQQFDGSYEVLIVDNASTDRTREVVESRQSDNLRYAYEPTLGLSTARNTGANLARSEILAYLDDDAVASPNWLQTLWNAYQQWDKLAIAGGKVTLLWQDVSPPRWLSAGLSENLGAYDLGNEIVWIDRPGQTPRGLNYSIRRSFLEQVGGFDRNLGRVGKNLLSNEELHMTELALSQGWQVAYLPDAEVAHHVAPDRLTPQWFLRRGWWQGISECYREQLAGRAGLPQISRGTERLLRGIYRSLQHWNHPAQRFDNFTYAYGQLGYLQAAIVGMLSGKGDRSS, encoded by the coding sequence ATGCCCGATCCGCAGATTTCGGCAATTAGGATCTCGGCAATTATTTGTACACACAATCGGGATGGCTATTTGGGAAAGGCGATCGATAGTTTGCTGGCGCAGCAGTTCGACGGCAGCTATGAAGTGCTGATTGTAGATAATGCTTCGACCGATCGCACCCGTGAAGTGGTGGAATCGCGTCAGTCGGATAACCTGCGCTATGCCTACGAGCCAACCTTAGGCTTATCAACTGCCCGAAATACGGGAGCGAACCTGGCGCGGAGCGAAATTCTGGCGTATCTGGATGACGATGCCGTTGCCAGTCCGAATTGGCTGCAAACCCTCTGGAATGCCTACCAGCAGTGGGACAAGCTGGCGATCGCCGGAGGTAAAGTGACTTTGCTGTGGCAAGATGTTTCCCCTCCCCGCTGGCTCTCTGCCGGATTGAGCGAAAACCTGGGCGCGTATGATTTAGGCAACGAAATAGTGTGGATCGATCGCCCCGGACAAACTCCCAGAGGCTTAAACTACTCGATTCGCCGCAGTTTTCTGGAGCAGGTGGGCGGATTCGATCGCAATCTGGGACGGGTGGGAAAGAACCTGTTGTCCAACGAAGAACTGCACATGACCGAACTTGCACTTTCTCAGGGCTGGCAGGTCGCCTATTTGCCCGATGCCGAGGTTGCCCATCACGTCGCGCCCGATCGCCTCACCCCCCAATGGTTTCTACGACGCGGCTGGTGGCAGGGCATCAGCGAATGTTACCGGGAACAGTTAGCAGGACGGGCAGGACTCCCCCAAATTTCCAGAGGCACAGAACGCCTCCTGCGGGGCATCTATCGATCGCTCCAGCACTGGAACCACCCCGCCCAGCGATTTGACAATTTCACCTACGCCTACGGTCAACTGGGCTATCTCCAAGCAGCGATCGTGGGAATGCTAAGTGGTAAAGGCGATCGATCGAGCTAG
- the treS gene encoding maltose alpha-D-glucosyltransferase gives MQKTPLNDDPLWFKDAVIYEVPVRAFGDSDADGIGDFRGLTEKLDYIQDLGVTAIWILPFFPSPLRDDGYDISDYTSVNPIYGNLEDFQEFLDAAHQRGIRVIIELIINHTSDQHPWFQRARKAPPGSPERDFYVWSDDPQKYKGVRIIFKDFEPSNWTWDPVAQSYYWHRFYSHQPDLNFEHPELQQALFDIADFWLSMGVDGMRLDAIPYLYEREGTICENLPETHAFLKKLRKYVDEKYPNRMLLAEANQWPEDAAEYYGRGDECHMNFHFPLMPRLFMSLQMEDSFPISDILQQTPQIPDNCQWALFLRNHDELTLEMVSDEDRDYMYRVYAQDPQARINLGIRRRLAPLLGNNRRRIELMNCLLMALPGTPVLYYGDEIGMGDNIYLGDRNGVRTPMQWSGDRNAGFSRANPQKLYLPTIVDPEYHYETVNVEAQRANPNSLWWWMKRLLAIRSRHQAFGRGTFELLYPENRKVLAFTRTYHDEHILVVANLSRFVQTVELDLSAFKGMVPVEIFGRSEFPAIGDKPYFLSLGPHAFFWFTIQVPQNQVGIQPMKQPATIAVNGDWRDVVLKAEARKSLETALPAYLRSCPWFGNKARLIQNATIIDAVPIEPPLELSDSPYPPVTPAPYYLLLAKIDYTEGMPEICVLPIAYTEGTVEPGQAIVYLEGRNSSGVLYDALYEREFLSIPLAAINHKSQFRGIAGDIVAVQAEAFAQIAATPAHPGMNSNLEPHLMRGERSNAIVSYGDRFIWKLYRKTDQCINPDLEIGQFLTRTSASVGLPNAENFAPVAGWLEYRRKGAEPMTIGLLLKLIPEARDAWSYTLDSMRDWFDNILTLPLDQIKLTFPAPTIEEALTQEVPNLAQKTMSGYLLAAELLGKRTAEMHLALASDGSHSGFTPEEFTAFYQRSIYQFMRNQAGQVLLELKKHISQLPENLQPQAQAILNHRDHLLSRFRSVIDQPISTLRMRCHGNYHLEEVLYTGKDFVVLDFEGEPTRPLSERRMKRSPLRDIAGMLQSFYYASQIALRHEIETGLIRPETLPAMQEWTSFFCAWTSVTFLKSYLARVDHAPFLPRTYAEMQILLDAYLLEKSVYELGYELGNRPDWIEIPMQRVVELMRLSRE, from the coding sequence ATGCAAAAGACACCACTCAACGATGATCCCCTCTGGTTTAAGGACGCAGTAATTTACGAAGTGCCCGTGCGGGCGTTTGGCGATAGTGATGCCGACGGCATCGGCGATTTTCGCGGATTGACTGAAAAGCTGGACTACATCCAGGATTTGGGTGTGACTGCTATCTGGATTCTGCCGTTTTTCCCCTCGCCCCTGCGCGATGACGGCTACGATATTTCGGATTACACCAGCGTTAACCCGATCTACGGCAACCTGGAGGACTTTCAGGAATTTCTCGATGCGGCTCACCAGCGGGGCATTCGCGTCATTATTGAGCTGATTATTAACCACACTTCCGATCAGCACCCCTGGTTTCAGCGTGCCCGCAAAGCACCTCCCGGCAGTCCAGAACGGGATTTCTATGTGTGGAGCGACGATCCGCAGAAATACAAGGGCGTGCGGATTATCTTCAAGGACTTTGAACCTTCTAACTGGACGTGGGACCCGGTAGCGCAGTCCTACTACTGGCATCGCTTCTATTCCCACCAGCCCGACCTCAACTTCGAGCATCCAGAGCTACAGCAGGCGTTATTCGACATTGCCGACTTTTGGCTGAGCATGGGCGTAGACGGAATGCGCCTGGACGCGATTCCCTATCTCTACGAACGAGAAGGGACGATCTGCGAAAACCTGCCCGAAACCCACGCCTTCCTGAAGAAGCTGCGGAAATACGTGGACGAAAAGTATCCCAACCGGATGCTGCTGGCGGAGGCAAACCAGTGGCCCGAAGACGCGGCGGAATACTATGGTCGTGGCGACGAGTGCCACATGAATTTCCACTTCCCGCTGATGCCGCGTCTGTTTATGTCGCTGCAAATGGAAGACAGCTTTCCGATCAGCGATATCCTTCAGCAAACGCCCCAAATCCCGGATAACTGCCAGTGGGCGCTGTTCCTGCGAAACCACGACGAGTTGACCCTGGAAATGGTGAGCGATGAAGACCGAGACTATATGTATCGCGTCTATGCTCAAGATCCCCAGGCGCGGATTAACCTCGGCATCCGGCGGCGACTGGCTCCCCTGCTCGGCAATAACCGACGGCGAATTGAGCTAATGAACTGTCTGCTGATGGCTCTGCCCGGTACACCCGTGCTGTACTACGGCGATGAAATCGGCATGGGCGACAATATCTATTTGGGCGATCGCAACGGCGTCCGAACTCCGATGCAGTGGAGCGGCGATCGCAATGCGGGCTTCAGTCGTGCCAATCCGCAGAAGCTTTATCTGCCGACGATCGTAGACCCGGAATACCACTACGAAACGGTGAACGTAGAGGCGCAGCGGGCAAACCCGAATTCGCTCTGGTGGTGGATGAAGCGATTGCTGGCGATCCGCAGCCGTCATCAGGCATTTGGACGGGGAACCTTTGAGCTGCTGTATCCGGAAAACCGCAAAGTGCTGGCGTTTACGCGCACCTATCACGATGAGCACATCCTCGTCGTTGCGAACCTGTCCCGCTTTGTGCAGACTGTGGAACTCGATCTGTCTGCCTTTAAGGGCATGGTTCCGGTGGAAATCTTTGGGCGCAGCGAGTTTCCGGCGATCGGCGACAAGCCCTATTTCCTCAGCCTTGGACCCCACGCTTTCTTCTGGTTCACGATCCAGGTGCCGCAGAATCAGGTTGGCATCCAGCCAATGAAGCAGCCCGCTACGATCGCTGTCAACGGAGACTGGCGCGATGTCGTCCTCAAAGCCGAGGCAAGAAAATCCCTGGAAACGGCTCTGCCCGCCTACCTGCGAAGCTGCCCCTGGTTTGGCAACAAGGCACGCCTGATCCAAAATGCCACGATCATTGATGCCGTCCCGATCGAACCACCCCTGGAACTCTCGGATTCGCCCTATCCGCCCGTCACCCCGGCACCCTATTACCTGCTGCTGGCAAAAATCGACTATACGGAAGGAATGCCGGAAATCTGCGTCCTGCCGATCGCCTATACGGAAGGAACCGTAGAACCGGGACAGGCGATCGTTTACCTGGAGGGCAGAAATAGTTCGGGGGTGCTGTACGATGCGCTGTATGAGCGAGAATTCTTGTCAATTCCGCTGGCGGCAATCAATCACAAATCCCAGTTTCGCGGCATTGCCGGAGATATTGTTGCGGTGCAGGCAGAGGCATTTGCCCAAATTGCGGCAACCCCAGCCCATCCCGGCATGAACTCCAATCTGGAACCCCATCTGATGCGGGGCGAACGCAGTAACGCGATCGTGTCCTACGGCGATCGATTCATTTGGAAGCTGTATCGCAAGACCGACCAGTGCATTAACCCTGACCTGGAGATCGGGCAGTTTCTCACCCGCACTTCGGCATCCGTCGGCTTACCCAATGCGGAAAACTTCGCGCCCGTTGCAGGCTGGCTGGAGTATCGGCGCAAAGGGGCTGAACCGATGACGATCGGCTTACTGCTGAAGCTAATTCCCGAAGCACGGGATGCCTGGAGCTATACGCTCGACTCGATGCGCGACTGGTTTGACAATATTCTCACCCTGCCGCTGGATCAGATAAAGCTGACCTTCCCAGCACCCACGATCGAGGAAGCCCTGACCCAGGAAGTGCCCAATCTGGCACAGAAAACCATGAGCGGCTATCTGCTGGCAGCCGAACTTCTGGGTAAGCGCACAGCAGAAATGCACCTGGCTCTAGCATCGGATGGAAGTCATTCTGGTTTTACGCCGGAGGAATTTACTGCCTTTTATCAGCGATCGATCTACCAGTTCATGCGGAACCAGGCGGGTCAGGTATTGCTGGAACTGAAGAAGCACATCAGTCAGCTGCCAGAGAATCTACAGCCTCAGGCACAGGCAATCCTCAACCATCGGGATCATCTGCTGAGCCGATTCCGATCGGTGATCGATCAGCCCATTAGTACCCTGCGGATGCGCTGCCACGGCAACTATCATCTGGAGGAAGTGCTGTACACAGGCAAAGACTTTGTGGTGCTGGACTTTGAAGGCGAACCCACCCGTCCTCTAAGTGAAAGGCGCATGAAGCGATCGCCTCTGCGCGACATTGCCGGAATGCTGCAATCTTTCTACTATGCGTCCCAGATTGCCCTGCGCCACGAAATTGAGACCGGACTGATTCGCCCGGAAACCCTGCCCGCCATGCAGGAGTGGACAAGCTTCTTCTGTGCCTGGACAAGCGTCACGTTCCTCAAATCCTATCTGGCAAGGGTGGATCATGCGCCGTTCCTGCCGCGCACCTACGCAGAAATGCAGATTCTCCTCGATGCCTATCTCCTCGAAAAATCGGTGTACGAGCTGGGATATGAGCTGGGCAACCGCCCGGATTGGATTGAGATTCCGATGCAGCGGGTGGTGGAGTTGATGCGTCTTTCTCGTGAGTAG